ACAAAACGCAGCATAACACGCATTTTTCACAGCTAAACCCTCTCTCTCAACATAGGGGGCAAAGGACAAGTGAAAATCGTATAGTATGTGTAAAATTATACTCGAGGGTTCAAGAACTTCCAGATAGCTAAAAAAGAGAAGGTACTCTATCATAAAATGTATGCTTTGCACGGCATAATACATTTACGAAAGAGGCCTTCTCATGAAAACTATTATATCAAAGCTCTATAAAATAATAAAGGAAACAGCCAATTTCATTGAAATGGAGGAACAGGCATACCAGACGATGTACGAGTACTTCACTTCTTTCATTGGGGATATATTTAGTGAAATAGATGAAGCCCTGGTATCGCAAAAGCTTACAGAAGGATGGAAAAAGAGCGAGTAGACAACAGGAGCGTACAGTTTATGTTTGGAACCGTGACTTTTTCTCATACCTTGATGATCAATACCGCAGGAGCGTCTATCTATCCCTTTGACGAATGGATGGGAATACGCAAAAACCAACGATATAGTCCATTGATTGAGTTAAAGGTGGCGGAGATGGCTAGTGAAAGCACTTATAGAGAAGTAGCTCATACGCTGGAAGAATGGACACCTGTTCACCTGAGTCATCAAACCGTTGGAAATATGGTGAAAACAGTAGGGAAAGCACAGGCAAAAGCCGATCAGGAAATGGTAACAGAAATGGAAGAGGCAGCGTCTTTACCAGAAGGAAAAAAAGTGGACTACTTCTGATGGAGTGTTTATTCGAGGACTTCAGAAGAAACGCCATATGGAAGTACACCACGCCGTCATGTATGAAGGTTGGGAGAAGAATGGCAAACGTGTAGCTCTGAAGCAGCCAACCGTTATCATGACAACGCAAACCACTGATGCTTTCTGGGATGAAACACAAGCCATGGCGGCAAGTCGTTATACATTAGAAAACGCTCAGGTGGTTACGAATAGTGATGGTGGCCAAGGATATACGGCAGAAAAGTTTCAGACAGCCTTTTCCCAGTCGAAACATCCTGTTTTAAATCAATTGGATGCTTATCATGTCGCCCAAGCTGTGAATCGTGGTTTTGGGAGTGCAGAAAAGGCATATAGACAGGCAGTCAGGAAAGCATTGAAAGAACATGATTTAGATGCTTTCAAGCTTCAGACAGACACCTATGAAAGCACCTTGGAAGAAGAAAAACAGATAGAGAAAATCAAGCAATTTCGTTCGTATATTCTTGGTCATTGGGATCGTATTTATGATTGGCGAGAAATCGTGACATCCTGTCCAGAAGATGCCAGGAAGCTGGGAGCCATGGAATCCAATCAGCGGCATGTATCCTTCCGCATGAAGAAACGCGGGATGCATTGGAGTGAAATAGGCGGAGAAGCAATGGTAAAGGTGAAACAAGGTATATTCAATCAAACCTTACGAACAGCTTATTTAGAGCATCATCAGCGTAGTAACCGAAAGCAGCGAGCGGTGAAAAAAGCCGTCAAAATAGCCTCGTTATTACGTCAGCGAACACAGCCATCGATTGGTGTGAAGCAAGGTGTGATTCCTTTATACGAAGCGCATTCTACAGCGATGGGAAAGTTAGTAAAAAGTTTTTAAATACCATACCTTGATGAAAGGTGAAGGTTCTTGAATTGTAGAACGTTCACCTTCCATCAAGGGGAACAAGCGATAGCGCGTTAGCCGAGTTATAGGTGTACAAAATGATGAGGCCGGAAATACTGGTGGGAAAATCCTTTCGAGAAAAAATTGACACATACAATCGTATAGTTTCATTTGACATCACAATAACATGCCGATATCATATTCATTATGAAAGCGAGTGACGAACATGAAAACATATACGTATAAAGTAAGCCGTGAATGTGAAATAAATGGAACATTGCATGAAACGACAGAAAAACAAGCGCCGCTGCTCATGTATATTCATGGCGGCGGTTTAATTTGGGGCACCAGAGATGATTTGGATAAAAAACAGATTGAGTTGTACACCAACGCCGGGTTTCACGTATTTTCCATCGACTATCGACTGGCCCCGGAAACGAAATTACCGGAAATTGTAGAAGATATACGCGATGCGATTGGATGGCTCGTAGAAGAAGGAAGCCAACAATGTGACTTTGATAAAGAAAATATTGCTGTCATCGGCTCTTCTGCTGGTGCTTATCTGGCATTAATGTCCGGGACACTCCAAAATCGGCCAAAGGCAATTGTTTCCTTCTATGGTTACGGAGACATCACTGGTGACTGGTATACAGAGCCTAGTCCACATTTTACAAAAATGCCTGCTGCTCCGGAAATGCTTGCCAAACAGCTGATTATGGATAAGGAAATCGCTGGTTCGCCAATTGAAAAAAGGTACGCCATCTATCTATTTTGCCGGCAGCAGGGAAAATGGATTGATTATGTAACGGGCAAAAGTTCCAAAGAAGATCTAGCTTCCTTAAATGCATACTGTCCTGCCCGTCTCGCAGACAGTAACTATCCCCCGACTTTATTATTACATGGCGATGCGGATGAAGATGTACCATATCAAGAATCCGTTCATATGAAACAAGTATTGGATGAAGCAGGAGTGGTTAATCAACTGATTACAATATCCGGCGGAAAACACTCATTCGATCAAGATATGGAAGATCCGCAAGTTATCGAGGCATTTGAAAAAGTGATTCAATTTCTGAAGCAGCAGCTTGATTGATTTCTTATTATATCTTTCAATATATAACTTGCTTCAGGTATAGAAAAAGACAGGAAGACACCTTTACAGCGTGCTTCCTGTCTTTTTCTGTATTGCTGTTCATCCTACACTGGCCGGCAAAGCCTTTGTTTTCCTCCGAAGAATAAATGCTCGCCAGATTATATGATCAAGACCACTGCATGACTTGAGCGATGATTAAAATGACTACCGCAGCTCCAAACCACATAAAGAACAGCGGCAAATAAAATCGAACCCATTTCTCCCATGATACGCCAGCTAAAGCGATGGTCGCCATAAAATAACCAGAAGTAGGGTATAACAGATTTCCAATCCCGTCTCCAAACTGATAAGCTAATACAGCTGTCTGACGTGTCACTCC
The nucleotide sequence above comes from Oceanobacillus timonensis. Encoded proteins:
- a CDS encoding alpha/beta hydrolase, which gives rise to MKTYTYKVSRECEINGTLHETTEKQAPLLMYIHGGGLIWGTRDDLDKKQIELYTNAGFHVFSIDYRLAPETKLPEIVEDIRDAIGWLVEEGSQQCDFDKENIAVIGSSAGAYLALMSGTLQNRPKAIVSFYGYGDITGDWYTEPSPHFTKMPAAPEMLAKQLIMDKEIAGSPIEKRYAIYLFCRQQGKWIDYVTGKSSKEDLASLNAYCPARLADSNYPPTLLLHGDADEDVPYQESVHMKQVLDEAGVVNQLITISGGKHSFDQDMEDPQVIEAFEKVIQFLKQQLD